In Pararge aegeria chromosome 17, ilParAegt1.1, whole genome shotgun sequence, one genomic interval encodes:
- the LOC120630798 gene encoding uncharacterized protein LOC120630798, with product MENSPNDEYTLKHFYYPLNISDDQDMSDNNKTAMRRSNSIDAFFEKQKKKKRQSKSSCVAQASDGGLSYISSNDDDSISATHLIKIDIYDMKRIKDVSPLEYWKYADLRLKYYVESAGDKHYQSMRDIIYNITKQIAGKHDCKKYFIDRDNQKQ from the exons ATGGAG AATTCACCGAATGATGAATATACTTTAAAGCACTTCTATTACCCACTCAATATATCAGATGATCAAGATATGAGTGACAATAACAAGACCGCAATGAGAAGGAGCAACAGTATAGatgctttttttgaaaagcaaaagaaaaagaagagacaGTCAAAGTCTTCATGTGTAGCGCAAGCAAGTGACGGGGGCCTATCATATATCTCATCCAACGACGATGACAGTATCAGTGCAACACATCTAATCAAAATAGACATCTATGACATGAAGAGAATTAAAGATGTTTCGCCTCTTGAATACTGGAAATATGCAGATTTGCGATTAAAGTACTACGTTGAATCTGCTGGTGATAAGCACTATCAAAGCATGCGagatattatatacaacatTACAAAGCAAATCGCTGGGAAGCATGactgtaaaaaatactttattgacagagataaccagaaacaataa
- the LOC120630797 gene encoding uncharacterized protein LOC120630797: MERTEKPYPGCRDIIRRSLLRRDVPLATVNIMLASLAESSIKQYDVSIKKWFVHCTRYSINMFEASVPEVLNFLTSLFNGGSQYGTLNSCRAALSLILDSNITRDNRIERFFKGVFRLRPPLPRYNVTWDTSRVLDYLAKNYPNESLSLKKLSYKCVTLLALTTTHRVQTLSKIIVNNIEISSSKIIIKIPDLIKSSRPGSNQPALDLPFFPEKPAVCPAHTLISYLSKTAALRSQGYLFISFKKPFKIVSTQTLSRWIKTTLRDAGIDVSIFSAHSTRHASTSKAYSSGISIELIRKTAGWSQNSNTFWKYYNKGTISNQECNSLARAIIID; this comes from the coding sequence ATGGAACGTACAGAAAAACCTTACCCTGGTTGCCGGGATATTATACGGCGGTCGTTACTACGACGAGACGTCCCATTAGCAACAGTAAACATAATGCTTGCATCTCTGGCAGAAAGTTCCATCAAACAGTATGACGTTTCCATAAAGAAATGGTTTGTTCACTGTACCAGGTATTCAATTAATATGTTTGAAGCTTCAGTCCCagaagtattaaattttttgacttCATTATTTAATGGTGGAAGTCAATATGGCACCCTAAATAGCTGCAGAGCAGCGTTATCACTTATATTAGATTCAAATATAACTAGAGATAATAGGATAGAAAGATTTTTCAAGGGCGTCTTTAGATTAAGACCTCCTCTTCCCAGATACAACGTGACCTGGGATACTTCTAGAGTTCTAGATTATTTAGCAAAAAATTACCCTAATGAAAGTTTATCTCTGAAGAAACTGTCATATAAATGTGTTACATTGTTAGCTCTTACAACAACACATCGGGTACaaacattatcaaaaattatagtaaacaacattgaaatttcatcatcaaaaataattattaagattcCAGATTTAATTAAGTCATCTAGGCCAGGCTCAAACCAACCTGCATTAGACTTACCTTTTTTCCCAGAAAAGCCAGCTGTGTGTCCTGCTCACACACTTATTTCTTACCTTAGTAAAACAGCAGCTTTGCGGAGTCAGggttacttatttataagtttcaagAAGCCTTTTAAGATTGTCTCAACCCAGACATTAAGTCGCTGGATCAAAACCACACTAAGAGATGCTGGTATCGATGTTTCTATCTTCTCCGCCCACAGTACTAGACATGCGTCTACTTCAAAGGCTTATAGTTCAGGAATTAGTATTGAGCTAATTCGCAAAACTGCTGGGTGGAGTCAAAATTCCAATACGTTttggaaatattataataaaggtaCAATTTCAAATCAGGAATGTAACTCTCTAGCCAGAGCAATAATTATAGATTGA